One genomic region from Gopherus flavomarginatus isolate rGopFla2 chromosome 20, rGopFla2.mat.asm, whole genome shotgun sequence encodes:
- the APOE gene encoding apolipoprotein E produces MKVWIVLLGATLLTGCQANLIVQDEPKTKWEEAVTVFWNYLSKVGHAAENVTTQIKSSQLSKELDGLITDTMAEVEVYREQLRAQFGPYAQEAQQRLGSEVAALTGKLRADMEEAKGRLVQYTGDVRLMFDQNLEEVRARVGMYLRKLRKRLGKDAEELRRKMAAYAGEVQAHTDHRVDAVRQGLQPLIDSIRDKGQQHLEALSQAMGEQSQKVRDSLGTRAQELHGHLQEKAEEVRSSLDQAAEQVRQWFAPFLQDVRAQLQTVVEKLQGKLQL; encoded by the exons ATGAAGGTTTGGATTGTGCTGCTGGGGGCAACCCTGCTGACAG GCTGCCAGGCCAACCTAATTGTCCAGGATGAACCCAAGACTAAGTGGGAAGAGGCCGTGACCGTCTTCTGGAACTACCTTTCCAAGGTGGGACACGCCGCAGAGAATGTGACCACCCAGATCAAGAGCTCCCAGCTCAGCAAGGAACTGGA CGGGCTGATCACCGACACCATGGCTGAAGTGGAGGTGTACAGAGAACAGCTGCGGGCCCAGTTCGGCCCCTATGCCCAGGAGGCTCAGCAGCGCCTGGGCAGCGAGGTGGCGGCGCTGACGGGGAAGCTGCGGGCTGACATGGAGGAGGCCAAGGGCCGGTTGGTGCAGTACACGGGTGACGTGCGCTTGATGTTCGACCAGAACCTGGAGGAGGTGCGGGCCCGAGTTGGCATGTACCTGCGCAAGCTGCGCAAGCGCCTGGGCAAAGACGCTGAGGAGCTGCGCCGCAAGATGGCCGCCTATGCCGGCGAGGTGCAGGCCCACACTGACCATCGGGTGGATGCCGTGCGCCAGGGCCTGCAGCCTCTAATCGACAGCATCCGTGACAAGGGACAGCAGCATCTGGAAGCCCTGAGCCAGGCCATGGGTGAGCAGAGCCAGAAGGTGCGCGATAGCCTGGGCACCCGGGCCCAGGAGCTGCATGGGCACCTGCAGGAGAAGGCTGAGGAGGTGCGGAGCTCCCTAGACCAGGCTGCTGAGCAAGTCCGCCAGTGGTTTGCACCCTTCCTACAGGACGTCCGTGCCCAGTTACAGACCGTGGTGGAGAAGCTGCAAGGGAAACTCCAGCTGTAA